Proteins found in one Quercus robur chromosome 2, dhQueRobu3.1, whole genome shotgun sequence genomic segment:
- the LOC126695881 gene encoding uncharacterized protein LOC126695881 yields the protein MSHALRKVAQSLFSNEIERAEMPDKFARLSFNCYDGKTDPVEHVSHYIQIMSLHTHNDAFMCKVFPSSLGPTTLRWFNGLRKGSIRNFSELIQEFEVRFVTCNRVPQPVDMLLSMKMRAGETLHSYASRYWKLYNEIGGDNERVAASTFRMGLPEDSGLRESLTKKPPEGMRQLMRLIEEYKRLEDDRLQSKGKAPMMNRPRQTGFPFKPRRGLVIQEPAAQMGEVSVTFKEPVHKILDRIKHESYFRWPNKMGRDPSRRNQNLYCTYHRDKGHTTEQCRVLKDHLGQLVKVGHLKDFVLDSGDRVVGQDTRQRGNPLLPPVGVIEVIHVALEKLIVGKRKGVLIVVPVKGNLGLQSLGKKMKFAREPVSFDDDNLEGTI from the coding sequence ATGAGTCATGCTCTGCGAAAAGTAGCTCAGTCCTTGTTTTCAAACGAAATCGAGCGAGCTGAAATGCCGGACAAGTTTGCCCGCCTATCGTTCAACTGCTATGACGGGAAGACTGATCCGGTAGAACACGTCAGCCATTATATTCAGATAATGTCTTTGCATACTCATAACGATGCATTCATGTGCAAGGTATTTCCTTCGAGTTTGGGACCGACTACATTGAGGTGGTTTAATGGGTTACGAAAAGGATCCATACGTAATTTCTCCGAGCTGATTCAAGAGTTCGAAGTCCGGTTTGTGACATGCAACCGAGTACCTCAGCCAGTAGACATGCTTCTCTCAATGAAAATGAGGGCGGGAGAGACCCTCCATAGTTACGCCAGCCGGTATTGGAAGCTATACAACGAGATAGGCGGGGATAACGAAAGGGTCGCGGCAAGCACATTTAGAATGGGGTTGCCCGAGGATTCCGGGCTACGAGAGTCGTTAACCAAGAAGCCGCCCGAAGGCATGCGGCAGCTCATGAGACTCATCGAGGAATACAAACGATtagaggatgaccggctgcagaGCAAAGGCAAAGCGCCGATGATGAATCGTCCCCGACAAACAGGTTTCCCGTTCAAGCCTCGTAGGGGTCTGGTGATTCAAGAGCCAGCCGCACAGATGGGAGAAGTGAGCGTGACATTTAAGGAACCGGTACACAAGATTCTTGACCGGATCAAACACGAGTCGTATTTTcgatggccgaacaagatgggaAGGGACCCATCCAGAAGGAATCAGAATCTGTACTGCACTTATCACCGAGACAAGGGTCACACCACCGAACAGTGCCGGGTATTAAAGGATCACCTCGGGCAGCTAGTCAAGGTCGGGCACTTAAAGGATTTCGTGCTAGACTCGGGGGACAGAGTCGTAGGGCAAGATACCCGGCAAAGGGGAAACCCTCTCCTACCCCCTGTGGGGGTAATTGAAGTAATCCATGTTGCGCTGGAGAAGCTCATTGTAGGAAAGAGGAAAGGAGTGTTGATAGTGGTACCGGTAAAAGGTAACCTGGGTCTACAGTCGCTGGGTAAGAAGATGAAGTTTGCACGGGAGCCCGTTTCGTTTGACGATGACAATTTAGAGGGGACGATTTAG